From Huiozyma naganishii CBS 8797 chromosome 11, complete genome, a single genomic window includes:
- the MED2 gene encoding Med2p (similar to Saccharomyces cerevisiae MED2 (YDL005C); ancestral locus Anc_3.214) yields MTEQNKLTRCFDDILRLSSEMLVQQQLKTIQLDTVNGFTQDHQKVLSEKIHSFHGILDEVDVTLLNAVRFVEKFDAVSKEKELERVKQREREAQITAEEEARKKRELKLEQQQQQQHQLEQEQQELERMRKEEQERSNKKDESAGFTQSSTDLDLMGELKMDFDNSDPTSLLSTFGDVGGPIDLSGPSNTDMTSTQTSDNYKQESKRDADNSKNNPSNISDNTADFLLETNPSELNNKNNNDNTNSELPQNKQPAAREPQNTMFNDLDSMDMSLFAELDNPKFGASSLETPPMGNNANSGEANAESRNLGNSFEGNNNNDTINDSNTNNINNTNNNNDKMKDSNGDTNALDPSSMDPLQDNGDDYLTLNDFNDLNIDWNANPNDTTDIFNI; encoded by the coding sequence ATGACGGAACAGAACAAGCTAACACGCTGCTTTGATGATATACTCAGACTGTCAAGTGAGATGCTCGTGCAACAGCAGCTAAAGACGATACAGCTGGACACGGTTAACGGGTTCACGCAGGATCACCAGAAGGTGCTCTCGGAGAAAATCCACTCGTTCCATGGGATACTCGACGAAGTAGACGTTACGTTACTCAACGCTGTGAGGTTTGTGGAGAAATTTGACGCCGTATCCAAGGAGAAAGAGCTGGAAAGGGTGAAACAGAGGGAGCGGGAGGCGCAAATCACCGCCGAAGAGGAGGCAAGGAAGAAGCGGGAATTGAAGttggaacagcagcaacaacaacaacaccagcTGGAACAGGAACAACAGGAGCTGGAAAGAATGCGGAAGGAGGAACAAGAACGTTCGAACAAAAAGGACGAGAGTGCAGGGTTCACGCAGTCCAGTACAGACTTGGACCTCATGGGAGAGTTGAAGATGGACTTCGACAACTCGGACCCGACAAGTCTGCTGTCGACTTTTGGAGACGTTGGAGGACCCATCGACCTCTCTGGACCCAGCAACACGGACATGACGAGCACCCAGACATCGGACAACTACAAACAGGAAAGCAAACGAGACGCGGACAACTCCAAAAACAACCCCTCCAATATCAGCGACAATACGGCGGATTTCTTACTGGAAACTAACCCATCCGAGCTtaacaacaagaacaacaacgataaCACAAACTCAGAACTGCCGCAGAATAAACAGCCCGCGGCGAGAGAGCCTCAGAATACAATGTTTAATGACCTCGATTCGATGGACATGTCTCTGTTTGCTGAGCTTGATAACCCAAAGTTTGGGGCCAGCTCGTTGGAAACACCACCTATGGGCAATAACGCGAACAGCGGCGAGGCCAACGCTGAGTCGAGAAACTTGGGCAACAGTTTTGAGGggaataataataacgATACCATCAACGACAGCAACACGAACAATATTAATAATACTAATAACAATAATGACAAGATGAAGGACAGTAACGGCGATACTAATGCATTGGACCCTTCATCAATGGACCCTCTACAAGA
- the ECM15 gene encoding Ecm15p (similar to Saccharomyces cerevisiae ECM15 (YBL001C); ancestral locus Anc_3.206): protein MPKIYCLADVCMVPLGTGSPSVSDFVALVENKIRQSHLKSTLHSAGTTIEGPWDEVMTLIGELHEFAHANGYERVHADVRIGTRTDKHQTANDKVITLNEKIAKLNQ, encoded by the coding sequence ATGCCAAAGATATACTGTTTAGCAGATGTGTGTATGGTCCCCCTTGGGACCGGCTCGCCCAGCGTCTCTGACTTCGTTGCCCTTGTCGAGAACAAGATTCGTCAATCGCACTTGAAGAGCACGCTGCACAGTGCCGGGACGACGATCGAGGGTCCCTGGGACGAGGTGATGACTCTGATTGGTGAGCTGCACGAGTTTGCACATGCAAACGGGTACGAGAGGGTGCACGCAGATGTGCGTATCGGTACCAGGACGGACAAGCATCAGACCGCGAACGACAAAGTCATCACTCTGAATGAGAAGATCGCCAAGCTGAACCAGTAA